The proteins below come from a single Cannabis sativa cultivar Pink pepper isolate KNU-18-1 chromosome 3, ASM2916894v1, whole genome shotgun sequence genomic window:
- the LOC115709345 gene encoding G-patch domain-containing protein 1 gives MGAGMLGLEIPLQQQQQNPSNTQNPHLLSHSQMVAYGHHDSDHHPQAQPSVKHAYPYAPKSKQVPPTLSDEDDLGFGADDNSGDGKRKMSPWQRMKWTDTMVRLLIMAVYYIGDENSSEAIDPTNKKKPTGGLLQKKGKWKTVSRAMMEKGFYVSPQQCEDKFNDLNKRYKRVNDILGKGTACKVVENQSLLDTMDLAPKIKEEVRKLLNSKHLFFREMCAYHNSCSHAGATTTNGVASGANHSSELATSEPSSNVQPNQQNQQQQQQQQRCFHATDNSHVVSNLSRPGTEHGSKVVKASGSGGEDEEDDDEDDDDSDDYDDDEDDDEAEGGSRGPIGHGHEDIDDVSHVRLRKRPRKGVLSESSQLIQQLSCEILGVIQDGSKSSWEKKQWLKSRMIQLEEQQVNFQCEAFELEKQRLKWVKFSSKKEREMEKAKFENEKRRLENERMVLLIRQKELEVLELYHRSQHQQQQHSSNKRSGGGGGGDPSSITG, from the coding sequence ATGGGTGCTGGGATGCTTGGGCTAGAAATACCTCTCCAACAACAACAGCAAAACCCTTCAAATACTCAAAATCCTCACCTTTTGTCCCATTCTCAAATGGTGGCTTATGGCCATCATGACTCTGATCACCACCCTCAAGCTCAACCCTCTGTTAAACACGCTTACCCTTATGCTCCAAAATCCAAACAAGTACCACCAACCCTTAGTGATGAAGATGATCTTGGTTTCGGTGCTGATGACAATAGTGGGGATGGGAAGAGGAAGATGTCACCGTGGCAAAGAATGAAATGGACTGATACCATGGTTAGGCTTCTTATAATGGCGGTTTATTACATTGGTGATGAAAATAGTTCAGAAGCAATTGATCCCACAAACAAGAAAAAGCCTACCGGAGGATTGTTACAGAAGAAAGGGAAATGGAAAACGGTTTCTCGGGCTATGATGGAGAAAGGGTTCTATGTCTCTCCCCAGCAATGTGAGGACAAATTTAATGACTTGAATAAAAGATATAAGAGGGTAAACGATATACTTGGGAAAGGTACAGCTTGCAAGGTTGTGGAGAATCAGAGCTTGTTGGATACCATGGATTTGGCACCAAAGATAAAAGAAGAAGTTCGAAAGTTGCTCAATTCCAAGCACCTGTTTTTCAGAGAAATGTGTGCTTACCACAATAGTTGTAGCCATGCTGGTGCTACTACTACTAATGGTGTAGCTAGTGGAGCCAACCATTCATCAGAGCTGGCTACCTCAGAGCCCTCATCTAATGTACAGCCTAATCAACAGAAccaacagcagcaacaacaacaacaacgtTGCTTTCATGCGACAGACAACTCCCATGTGGTTTCTAATTTGAGCAGGCCAGGAACTGAGCATGGATCAAAAGTAGTAAAAGCCTCAGGAAGTGGTGGTGAAGACGAAgaggatgatgatgaagatgatgatgattctGATGACTacgatgatgatgaagatgatgatgaagctgAAGGTGGTTCTCGTGGTCCAATTGGGCATGGTCACGAAGATATTGATGATGTTAGCCATGTAAGACTGCGGAAAAGGCCAAGAAAGGGAGTGTTATCAGAATCTTCCCAGCTGATTCAACAACTGAGCTGTGAGATTCTTGGGGTGATTCAAGATGGGTCGAAGAGTTCTTGGGAAAAGAAGCAGTGGTTGAAGAGTAGGATGATACAGTTGGAGGAACAACAAGTGAACTTCCAATGCGAAGCTTTTGAGTTAGAGAAACAAAGGCTTAAGTGGGTGAAGTTTAGTAGCAAGAAGGAGAGGGAAATGGAGAAAGCTAAGTTTGAAAATGAGAAGAGAAGACTTGAGAATGAGAGAATGGTTCTACTCATTCGACAGAAAGAGCTTGAGGTGCTTGAGCTTTATCATCGTTCTCagcatcaacaacaacaacactctTCAAACAAAAgaagtggtggtggtggtggtggtgatccTTCTTCAATTACAGGATAA